One genomic window of Silurus meridionalis isolate SWU-2019-XX chromosome 22, ASM1480568v1, whole genome shotgun sequence includes the following:
- the stmnd1 gene encoding stathmin domain-containing protein 1, translating to MGCGSSRIAVVEPTKPGSPDMTNEADQVHGSPRGDSAVSKNTTDSGVVLEAGEAIGLSRTVNRILPPLQAQSPRQSQRPESSLILEQLLSQGIIPAKSKVTGSGAAYSIMLADSRRKPPPRLESLKIHKEQDVARKEDIDEKMRKVEERRKIREEELRNRLRLKSARPRGAALTGVGEESTPEVDSPPSSHIPVTAKGPAMGSSGEEAADLLFCQPNDSLVQQNEVF from the exons ATGGGCTGTGGAAGCTCCAGGATTGCGGTGGTGGAACCCACAAAACCAGGCAGCCCCGACATGACAAATGAG GCTGATCAGGTGCATGGAAGTCCTCGTGGCGACTCAGCCGTCTCTAAAAATACAACAGACAGCGGAGTTGTTCTGGAGGCAGGAGAGGCCATTGGTCTATCCAGGACAGTTAATAGGATTCTCCCACCACTGCAAG CTCAGAGTCCAAGGCAAAGTCAGAGACCGGAGTCTAGTTTGATTCTGGAGCAGCTGCTGAGTCAAGGCATCATCCCAGCCAAAAGCAAAGTGACAGGCAGTGGAGCAGCATATAGCATCATG CTGGCTGACTCCAGGAGGAAGCCACCACCTCGCCTAGAGTCATTGAAGATCCATAAAGAACAAGACGTCGCTAGAAAAGAAGACATCGATGagaagatgagaaaagtagaagAAAGGAGGAAG aTACGGGAAGAAGAGCTCCGAAACAGACTGAGACTTAAATCTGCACGGCCTCGTGGAGCAGCTCTTACTGGAGTTGGAGAAGAGAGCACCCCAGAGGTTGACTCTCCTCCATCTTCCCACATCCCAGTTACAGCCAAAGGTCCTGCAATGGGCAGCAgtggagaagaagcagcagaTCTACTCTTCTGCCAGCCGAACGACTCATTGGTTCAACAGAATGAAGTCTTTTAA